In Leishmania mexicana MHOM/GT/2001/U1103 complete genome, chromosome 20, one genomic interval encodes:
- a CDS encoding metallo-peptidase, Clan MG, Family M24, whose product MLRRAWRTAPVQRLSVSVTLGLARWIGGATAVAEEVSAQEYAERRRWFLECLPDNSVVLLPAADESLYSHDILWPHRQDSLWYHLFGMRVPMRRQLAPPSSAITEDVRVTIAAFAKGMKGAPAQTLLCVPPATTDTATLVWGSEAVPLSQYKRLLCADADGGMLSPRTHENVVTTNEVGTVCAAVHRLITDMAQQQVKEWAEDSDLELSALPGGGGGVQAGRLLPLGVLPRVFAAYPQQLRWDGRGYRLRQPAASMLLAKTQDAAHSSSVFHHPLEAFFSTLSAMPFVVHLPRPLLLATAAAPGQQSACSVVTFRYSAVAGHTPGLVPCTLRRPNSPTAVATASENAGNEPDATMQLSLPIRRSDAYAWLYRQVKGPSQLRQHLRSARATEDAFLQLMHRASATLSEHVLYCAFQRTVCDISEHAGAAAQVRSAYIPVVASGVRGSEIHFTDNDGVAAPGDVVRVDAGVEVDGVPTDCTRTLPIGSSRFPSSYVPLYEGLLEIQRKLLQCMRPGVSVRDMAGMHIDETRALLCSLGVDVRRAAPSSAAQSPFPHESATATSSQEQQVPLALVRSCFCAHSFGHFFGLDIHEELSSVLRPLKTAAAKEKVTRRQRSTPRILQGGMMHTVEPGVYVPSAQRAALFGLEKAHLPIAFHGGVGVQIEDDVLVLPSPDGEDVDVCKGDEPLVHCPWSRGDYLQHALAAFHRYYGSGDAGWMPSLLVSVCDAHVPTARGGRMTAATQNVLRFLFAQRVAMEGLPKAKASLATDVCAIQQQTFVPNPAYVDGPPVPHAAVSDWYPYSSIVLTATIPKDIALIEGVMRQ is encoded by the coding sequence ATGCTTCGTCGAGCATGGCGTACCGCACCAGTGCAAAGGCTTAGTGTGTCGGTCACGTTAGGCTTGGCGCGCTGGATCGGTGGCGCAACCGCAGTAGCTGAAGAAGTGAGCGCGCAGGAGTACGcggagcggcgcaggtggtTCCTGGAGTGTCTCCCAGATAATTCCGTTGTTCTTCTCCCCGCCGCCGATGAATCGCTGTACAGTCACGATATCCTGTGGCCGCATCGTCAAGACTCCTTGTGGTACCACCTGTTTGGCATGCGTGTCCCGATGCGGCGTCAGCTCGCCCCGCCTTCGTCTGCGATCACCGAGGATGTGCGGGTCACCATCGCGGCTTTTGCCAAGGGCATGAAGGGCGCCCCCGCGCAAACCCTTCTCTGTGTGCCGCCCGCCACCACGGACACAGCAACGCTGGTGTGGGGATCTgaggcggtgccgctcaGCCAGTACAAACGTCTTCTCTGCGCAGATGCTGATGGTGGTATGCTATCGCCTCGCACGCACGAAAATGTGGTCACGACGAACGAAGTGGGTACCGTctgcgcggcggtgcaccgGCTTATCACAGACatggcacagcagcaggtaAAGGAATGGGCAGAAGACAGCGACCTCGAGCTGTCAGCGTTGccgggaggaggtggtggtgtgcaggCAGGGAGGCTCCTCCCGCTGGGCGTCCTGCCGAGAGTGTTCGCGGCGTATCCGCAACAGCTACGCTGGGATGGAAGAGGCTATCGCCTTCGCCAGCCAGCGGCATCGATGCTGCTCGCAAAAACGCAGGATGCAGCCCACAGCAGCTCTGTCTTTCACCATCCACTTGAGGCGTTCTTCTCGACGCTGAGCGCGATGCCCTTTGTGGTGCATCTGCCACGTCCACTCCTTCTTGcaaccgccgcagcgccggggcAGCAGTCGGCCTGCAGCGTAGTCACCTTCCGCTACTCGGCAGTCGCCGGCCACACCCCTGGGCTCGTGCCCTGCACCCTACGAAGACCGAATTCTCCGActgctgtcgccaccgcatccGAAAACGCTGGCAACGAGCCGGATGCCACGATGCAGCTGTCTCTACCTATTCGTCGCAGTGATGCATACGCGTGGCTCTACCGGCAGGTCAAAGGCCCTTCTCAACTACGACAGCACCTTCGCAGTGCCCGCGCAACAGAGGATGCTTTTCTGCAGCTCATGCACCGCGCCTCCGCGACATTGTCGGAGCACGTGCTGTACTGTGCGTTTCAGCGGACCGTGTGCGACATTAGCGAGCACGCCGGGGCAGCTGCCCAGGTACGATCCGCGTACATTCCCGTTGTGGCAAGCggcgtgcgcggcagcgAAATCCACTTCACCGACAACGACGGTGTGGCCGCCCCGGGTGACGTCGTGCGCGTAGACGCTGGTGTGGAGGTGGACGGCGTCCCCACGGACTGCACGCGGACACTTCCGATAGGCAGTTCACGCTTTCCCTCCTCGTACGTGCCGCTGTACGAGGGATTGCTCGAGATTCAGCGCAAGCTACTCCAGTGCATGAGGCCTGGGGTTTCCGTCCGTGACATGGCTGGAATGCACATCGACGAAACGCGGGCGTTGCTATGCTCGCTTGGGGTCGATGTCCGTCGTGCAGCACCCTCGTCAGCCGCACAAAGCCCGTTCCCCCACGAGTCGGCTACTGCAACCTCgtcgcaggagcagcaggtaCCGCTTGCCCTCGTGCGCTCCTGCTTTTGTGCTCACTCGTTCGGGCATTTCTTTGGCCTCGACATCCATGAGGAGCTAAGTAGCGTCTTGCGGCCACTCaaaacggcagcggcaaaggAAAAGGtcacgcggcggcagcgatcGACTCCGCGCATCTTGCAAGGCGGCATGATGCACACTGTTGAGCCTGGCGTCTACGTGCCGAGCGCACAAAGAGCGGCCCTCTTCGGCCTCGAGAAGGCGCACTTACCGATCGCGTTTCACGGCGGTGTTGGTGTGCAAATCGAAGACGATGTTCTCGTCTTACCTTCCCCGGATGGCGAGGACGTCGATGTTTGCAAAGGTGACGAGCCTCTGGTGCACTGTCCGTGGAGTCGTGGAGACTACCTCCAGCACGCCCTCGCTGCTTTTCATCGCTACTACGGCAGTGGAGACGCGGGGTGGATGCCCTCCCTgctggtgtctgtgtgcgaCGCGCATGTGCCCACAGCAAGGGGGGGACGCATGACTGCTGCTACGCAAAATGTGTTGCGCTTCCTGTTTGCCCAGCGAGTGGCTATGGAAGGGTTACCGAAGGCAAAGGCATCTCTGGCAACGGACGTGTGCGCCATACAGCAACAGACATTTGTTCCGAATCCAGCGTACGTGGACGGACCACCAGTGCCACACGCAGCAGTCTCTGACTGGTACCCGTACTCGAGCATCGTCTTGACAGCAACTATCCCAAAGGACATTGCGCTTATAGAAGGTGTCATGCGGCAGTGA